The proteins below come from a single Prolixibacter sp. NT017 genomic window:
- a CDS encoding glycoside hydrolase family 3 N-terminal domain-containing protein, with the protein MRFKWLLVILLFVLGGLNSIQAQHYVSAAQKVDPKVEAKVDKLLSKMTLEEKVGQMCQVTLDVITKGPNQFSSDEPLQLDTSLVHKALVDYKVGSILNTANNRARTPQKWNEIISQLQEVATKETRLGIPIIYGIDGIHGATYTAGATIFPQEIAMAATRNRTLVRKEAEVSAYETRACGIPWTFSPVLDLGIDPRWPRMWETFGEDPYLVAQMGYQMIKGYEGENNDIDNSVHVASCMKHFLGYSAAKSGKDRTPAWLPEIDLRERHLVSFKKAINAGAHTVMINSGIINGVPVHASYDIITTLLKQELGFNGLVVTDWADIENLHNRDKVAKTQKEAVKMAINAGIDMSMVPYNFDFCDYLTELVKEGEVPMSRIDDAVRRILRVKYELGLFKTPVTRMADYPDFASKKFENDAYEAAAEAITLLRNKNQILPLSANAKILVTGPNANSMRTLNGGWTYSWQGEKVDEFAGKYNTILEAIKKHASNVTYVPGVEYKMDGTYNEEQNVDIDAAVKAAANVDAVVLCLGENTYTEKPGDLNDLYISDNQTALAKALSATGKPVILVLNEGRPRLISKFADQMQAILQIYLPGNFGGDALADVLYGKVNPSGKLPYTYPRYPNSLVVYNHKPSESQKKMEGMYNYEGDVVSQFPFGAGLSYTDFTYSDLKINKSELDGKDDFTISVTVKNTGDREGKEAVQLYISDLYASITPDVKRLRGFEKVDLKPGEAKTVTFHLTTRDLAFVNHQLKYVVEEGKFVASVANLTVPFSVNETQTFDR; encoded by the coding sequence ATGAGATTTAAGTGGTTGTTGGTGATTTTGTTGTTTGTGCTGGGTGGGCTGAATTCGATTCAGGCACAGCACTATGTATCTGCCGCTCAGAAAGTAGATCCGAAAGTGGAGGCTAAAGTCGACAAGTTGTTGTCGAAAATGACCCTGGAGGAAAAAGTGGGGCAGATGTGTCAGGTTACACTCGACGTCATCACCAAAGGTCCCAATCAGTTTTCGTCCGACGAACCTTTACAACTGGACACAAGCCTGGTTCATAAAGCATTGGTCGATTACAAAGTCGGTTCCATATTGAATACGGCGAACAACCGCGCCCGCACTCCACAAAAGTGGAACGAAATTATCTCTCAACTGCAAGAAGTAGCTACCAAAGAAACCCGCCTGGGTATTCCGATTATATACGGGATTGATGGAATTCATGGAGCTACGTATACCGCCGGGGCAACCATTTTCCCTCAGGAAATTGCCATGGCTGCTACCCGCAACCGCACGCTCGTGCGTAAAGAAGCTGAAGTAAGTGCCTACGAAACCCGCGCATGCGGTATTCCCTGGACTTTTTCTCCGGTCCTCGACTTAGGCATTGATCCCCGCTGGCCTCGGATGTGGGAAACTTTTGGAGAAGATCCGTACCTGGTGGCCCAGATGGGATACCAGATGATTAAAGGATATGAAGGAGAAAACAACGATATTGATAATTCGGTGCACGTAGCTTCGTGTATGAAGCATTTCCTGGGCTACTCAGCAGCCAAATCAGGAAAGGACCGCACACCGGCCTGGCTTCCGGAAATCGATTTGCGGGAGCGTCACCTGGTTTCGTTTAAGAAAGCGATTAATGCAGGTGCTCACACGGTCATGATTAATTCGGGCATTATCAACGGTGTTCCGGTGCACGCCAGCTATGATATTATCACCACATTGCTCAAACAGGAATTAGGATTCAACGGACTGGTTGTTACTGACTGGGCCGATATCGAAAACCTGCACAACCGCGATAAAGTAGCCAAAACGCAAAAAGAAGCCGTTAAGATGGCCATCAATGCCGGAATCGACATGTCGATGGTTCCTTACAACTTCGATTTCTGCGATTACCTGACCGAATTGGTGAAAGAAGGCGAAGTTCCTATGTCGCGCATCGACGATGCTGTACGGCGTATTTTGCGTGTGAAATATGAGTTGGGACTCTTCAAAACGCCGGTTACCCGGATGGCCGACTATCCCGATTTTGCTTCAAAGAAATTTGAGAATGATGCTTACGAAGCTGCTGCCGAAGCCATCACTTTGTTGCGCAACAAGAACCAGATTCTTCCTCTTTCCGCGAATGCGAAAATTTTGGTGACTGGCCCGAATGCTAACTCAATGCGTACCCTGAATGGTGGTTGGACCTACAGTTGGCAGGGCGAAAAAGTGGACGAGTTTGCTGGGAAATACAACACCATTCTTGAAGCCATTAAAAAACACGCATCGAACGTGACGTATGTGCCCGGTGTGGAATACAAAATGGATGGTACTTATAATGAAGAGCAAAATGTGGATATCGATGCAGCAGTGAAAGCAGCTGCTAACGTTGATGCGGTTGTTCTTTGTTTGGGCGAAAATACATACACCGAAAAGCCTGGTGACCTGAACGATTTGTACATTTCGGATAACCAGACTGCTTTGGCAAAAGCCCTGTCTGCTACAGGGAAACCGGTGATTCTGGTGCTGAACGAAGGTCGTCCGCGTTTGATTAGCAAATTCGCCGACCAGATGCAGGCCATTCTACAGATCTACCTTCCGGGAAATTTCGGTGGTGATGCCCTGGCCGATGTCCTTTACGGGAAGGTGAATCCCAGTGGAAAACTGCCTTACACCTATCCCCGCTATCCAAACTCGCTTGTGGTATACAATCATAAGCCCTCCGAGTCACAGAAGAAGATGGAAGGAATGTACAACTACGAAGGTGATGTTGTTTCGCAATTCCCGTTTGGTGCCGGCTTAAGCTATACGGATTTCACTTACTCAGATTTAAAGATTAACAAGTCCGAGCTGGATGGAAAGGACGATTTTACCATCTCGGTAACCGTGAAGAATACAGGCGACCGGGAAGGAAAGGAAGCGGTTCAACTATATATTTCCGATTTGTATGCGTCGATTACGCCTGACGTAAAACGCTTACGCGGATTCGAAAAAGTGGACCTGAAACCGGGAGAAGCGAAAACGGTTACTTTCCATTTGACTACCCGTGATTTGGCATTTGTCAATCATCAGTTGAAATATGTGGTGGAAGAAGGAAAATTTGTCGCTTCGGTAGCAAATCTGACGGTGCCGTTTTCAGTGAATGAAACACAAACTTTCGATCGTTAA
- a CDS encoding family 16 glycosylhydrolase, whose translation MKRIFSGILLLLVVVACQTTTKKAETKADVVPQKKGDWNLVWDDEFNYNGLPDSTKWSFDTQGNETGWGNHEAEFYTDRRLANAQVANGMLTITARKEDFGGKKYTSARIRTIHKGDWRYGRIEVRARLANGKGLWPAIWMLSTDWKYGGWPESGEIDIMENVGYDPDSIHGTVHTKAYNHVIGTQVGKTISVPDCHEKFHVYALEWNANEMSMFVDDQKYFTFNNEHTGFEAWPFDQPFHLILNVAVGGDWGGKYGIDDSVFPQSMDVDYVRVYQKSK comes from the coding sequence ATGAAAAGGATTTTTTCAGGAATTCTCTTGCTTTTAGTGGTTGTAGCCTGCCAAACAACAACTAAAAAAGCTGAAACCAAAGCGGATGTTGTTCCGCAAAAGAAAGGTGACTGGAACCTGGTTTGGGATGATGAATTTAATTACAACGGTTTGCCCGATTCGACGAAATGGAGCTTCGATACCCAGGGCAATGAGACCGGCTGGGGAAACCACGAAGCGGAATTTTATACTGACAGGCGATTGGCGAATGCGCAGGTGGCCAACGGAATGTTGACAATCACGGCCCGGAAGGAAGATTTTGGTGGGAAAAAATACACTTCGGCTCGTATCCGGACGATTCACAAGGGTGATTGGCGGTATGGCCGCATCGAAGTGCGGGCCAGACTGGCGAATGGTAAAGGTTTGTGGCCTGCAATCTGGATGTTATCCACCGATTGGAAATATGGAGGCTGGCCCGAAAGTGGTGAGATTGATATCATGGAAAATGTGGGTTATGATCCGGATTCCATTCACGGCACCGTTCATACCAAAGCGTATAATCACGTCATCGGAACGCAGGTCGGGAAAACCATTTCAGTGCCCGATTGCCATGAAAAGTTCCATGTGTATGCTCTGGAATGGAATGCAAATGAGATGAGTATGTTTGTTGATGATCAGAAATACTTTACCTTTAATAACGAACATACCGGCTTCGAAGCCTGGCCGTTTGATCAGCCGTTTCATCTTATTTTGAATGTTGCGGTTGGTGGTGACTGGGGCGGAAAATACGGAATTGACGATTCGGTATTCCCGCAATCGATGGATGTAGACTATGTGAGAGTCTATCAGAAAAGTAAATAA
- a CDS encoding family 16 glycosylhydrolase has product MAWFSARVEAQGCEQLVWSDEFNYTGTPDQQKWSFETGAGGWGNNELQYYTDRLSNAEVKNGNLVITARKESYQGSDYTSARLITYETGGYWTYGRIEARMKLPYGQGIWPAFWMLGKSFFEGTSWPACGELDIMEMIGGGDNDNTVYGTAHWYNNGNADYGLSYTNPDKLANAFHVYAIEWDSQSIKWYFDNNLYCTLDITPASLSAFHNPFFIILNIAVGGNWPGNPDATTVFPQTMEVDYVRVYSGTPPNPTVTGPSTATADATVQFSTQDIPNATYTWTIPADATIVSGDGTNSISVQWGNTSGDVSVSVTTSCGTYDSNKLTVAVVKLPPSDPWYVPHTVGGSVNWEVVQTNNNTISLSMAGEELEVDYDVQNPSASPAIYYPFDGVYNLTTSSTAVLELKTEAGNAPSNMRFELVDVNGNVNTADLLKIDSPNDDGAYHIHAHIFGQNPDNIFKLDQIKGMRLYFNYGVLGTVGAGKFWIKPVELTSEDITTGITDLKSHRLTLFPNPVKDILSVQLPQESYGASIISIHDMNGRLLRRFNTESLGGPLQLNLSDFASGVYFLSIQVGDKRFAGQFIKR; this is encoded by the coding sequence ATGGCTTGGTTTTCTGCGCGCGTTGAAGCGCAGGGATGTGAACAGTTGGTTTGGAGCGACGAGTTCAACTATACTGGTACTCCCGATCAGCAAAAGTGGAGCTTTGAAACTGGTGCTGGTGGATGGGGAAATAACGAACTTCAGTATTACACCGACCGGCTTTCCAATGCTGAGGTAAAAAATGGCAATTTGGTCATTACTGCCCGGAAAGAGAGCTATCAGGGGAGCGATTATACATCGGCCCGTTTAATTACCTACGAAACAGGAGGGTATTGGACCTACGGACGTATCGAAGCCCGAATGAAATTGCCTTACGGACAGGGAATCTGGCCCGCATTCTGGATGCTGGGCAAGAGTTTCTTCGAGGGTACTTCGTGGCCAGCCTGCGGTGAGTTGGACATCATGGAGATGATTGGTGGTGGTGATAATGACAATACGGTTTATGGAACGGCACACTGGTATAACAATGGTAATGCAGATTATGGTTTGTCGTACACCAATCCGGATAAACTGGCCAATGCTTTCCACGTTTACGCTATCGAATGGGACAGCCAGTCGATTAAGTGGTACTTCGATAATAATTTATATTGCACGCTGGATATTACACCTGCCTCGTTGTCTGCCTTCCATAATCCGTTTTTTATTATTCTGAATATTGCTGTGGGCGGTAACTGGCCGGGTAATCCTGACGCGACAACTGTTTTCCCGCAAACCATGGAAGTGGATTATGTACGGGTGTACAGCGGGACGCCTCCCAATCCAACGGTTACGGGGCCGTCAACCGCTACAGCAGATGCTACCGTTCAGTTTTCGACTCAGGATATTCCCAATGCTACTTATACCTGGACGATTCCGGCAGATGCAACGATTGTTTCAGGCGACGGAACCAACAGTATCTCTGTTCAGTGGGGAAATACCTCGGGAGATGTTTCGGTTTCGGTAACAACCAGTTGTGGAACATATGATTCGAATAAGCTGACTGTGGCTGTTGTTAAACTACCACCCAGCGATCCGTGGTATGTGCCGCACACGGTTGGTGGGTCGGTCAACTGGGAGGTTGTTCAGACCAACAACAATACGATATCGCTTTCGATGGCAGGCGAGGAGTTGGAAGTGGATTATGACGTGCAGAATCCCAGTGCATCGCCGGCCATTTATTATCCGTTCGATGGAGTTTACAATTTGACAACCTCGTCGACGGCTGTGCTGGAGTTGAAAACCGAGGCGGGAAACGCACCTTCGAACATGCGTTTCGAACTAGTGGATGTAAACGGCAACGTGAATACAGCCGACTTGCTGAAGATTGATTCACCCAACGATGATGGTGCGTATCACATTCATGCCCATATTTTTGGTCAGAATCCGGATAATATCTTCAAGCTCGACCAGATTAAGGGAATGCGCCTTTATTTCAATTATGGAGTGCTGGGAACTGTTGGTGCAGGTAAATTCTGGATTAAGCCGGTAGAACTGACCAGCGAAGACATAACGACAGGCATTACTGACCTGAAAAGTCATCGGCTTACGCTGTTTCCAAATCCGGTAAAAGATATTTTATCGGTTCAACTGCCTCAGGAAAGCTATGGCGCTTCTATTATTAGCATTCACGATATGAATGGCCGTCTGTTGAGACGATTCAATACCGAATCGTTGGGCGGACCTTTGCAATTGAATCTTAGTGATTTTGCCTCCGGTGTTTATTTCCTCTCGATTCAGGTGGGGGATAAACGGTTTGCCGGGCAGTTTATCAAAAGATAG
- a CDS encoding creatininase family protein, with product MKKVFLMVLLCALTFSLYAQNLPVKMEEMTAPQYVNAVDQSNATCIIPIGVLEKHGPHLPLGTDLIDVREVVLRAAAKEYAIVFPPYYFSQIFEARHQPGTIAYSQKLIWNVLQETCDELGRNGIKKIILVSGHGGNSSFLPFFCQSQLASEKDYAVVLFQSSRNAEAYKEINKELVPGGSGHAGQSETSVMLAHRPDLVHMDKATSQSGKDQDRIKGIDSDYEGIWWYAKYPNHYCGDGSLATKELGEKILNAQVDELVTMLKQVKADNTILEMQNKFYEQAKHPMDTKQ from the coding sequence ATGAAAAAGGTTTTTTTGATGGTGCTTCTCTGCGCCTTGACTTTCTCATTGTATGCTCAAAACCTTCCGGTGAAAATGGAAGAGATGACCGCACCCCAATATGTTAACGCGGTAGACCAGTCGAATGCTACCTGTATTATCCCGATAGGCGTATTGGAAAAACACGGTCCGCATCTTCCGTTGGGAACGGATTTGATTGATGTGCGGGAAGTGGTTTTGCGTGCTGCCGCTAAAGAGTACGCGATTGTTTTTCCGCCCTATTACTTTTCCCAGATTTTTGAGGCACGGCATCAGCCGGGGACCATTGCCTACAGTCAGAAATTGATTTGGAATGTGCTGCAGGAAACCTGCGACGAATTAGGCCGAAACGGCATTAAGAAAATTATTTTGGTAAGCGGACATGGAGGTAACAGCAGTTTTCTTCCGTTTTTCTGCCAAAGCCAGTTGGCATCGGAAAAGGATTATGCTGTCGTGTTATTCCAATCCAGCAGAAATGCAGAGGCGTATAAAGAAATAAATAAGGAACTGGTTCCCGGTGGTTCGGGACATGCAGGACAGTCGGAAACTTCGGTGATGTTGGCTCATCGTCCCGATTTGGTACACATGGACAAAGCGACTTCTCAATCGGGGAAAGATCAGGATAGGATTAAAGGAATCGACTCCGACTACGAAGGTATTTGGTGGTACGCCAAATATCCGAATCACTATTGCGGCGATGGCTCATTGGCCACAAAAGAGCTGGGTGAAAAGATTCTGAATGCGCAAGTGGATGAATTGGTTACCATGCTGAAGCAAGTGAAGGCCGATAACACGATTCTCGAGATGCAGAACAAGTTCTACGAGCAGGCCAAACACCCGATGGACACGAAACAGTAA
- a CDS encoding peroxiredoxin, whose protein sequence is MMSLVGKKAPVFNAKAVVNGNDIVENFSLEQFVGKKDVVFFFYPLDFTFVCPTELHAFQAKIDEFKKRDVEVVACSIDSEFSHWAWLNTEKNNGGIKGVKYPIVADLSKTISEAYGVLAGEYDLDEEGNSVFKGEPVAYRGLFLIDKEGVVRHEVINDMPLGRNVDETLRMVDALHHFQQYGEVCPANWTEGQDAMKESADSVASYLSNH, encoded by the coding sequence ATTATGAGTTTAGTAGGAAAAAAAGCACCTGTATTCAATGCAAAAGCCGTAGTAAACGGAAATGACATTGTAGAAAATTTCTCACTGGAGCAATTCGTTGGTAAGAAAGACGTTGTATTTTTCTTCTATCCACTCGACTTCACCTTTGTTTGCCCGACAGAGCTTCATGCTTTCCAGGCTAAAATCGATGAATTCAAAAAACGCGATGTTGAAGTAGTTGCCTGCTCTATCGATTCAGAATTCTCACACTGGGCATGGTTGAACACTGAAAAGAACAACGGTGGTATTAAAGGTGTAAAATATCCTATCGTAGCCGACTTGTCAAAAACCATTTCTGAAGCATATGGCGTACTGGCCGGAGAATACGACCTGGATGAAGAAGGAAATTCAGTATTCAAAGGCGAGCCGGTAGCTTACCGCGGACTGTTCCTGATTGACAAGGAAGGCGTTGTTCGTCACGAAGTGATCAACGACATGCCGCTTGGCCGTAACGTAGACGAAACTCTGCGTATGGTAGATGCATTGCACCACTTCCAGCAATACGGCGAAGTATGCCCGGCTAACTGGACCGAAGGTCAGGATGCAATGAAAGAATCAGCCGACAGCGTTGCTTCTTACCTGTCTAATCACTAA
- a CDS encoding Fur family transcriptional regulator, translating into MIDDTKIKSFLGQNGISPLPKRVKIMQYLIEKHNHPTVDMIYSELLHEIPGLSKTTVYNTLKLFTSKRVAVALNIEDNEIRYDADTATHGHFKCRVCDGVFDFSLERDQLPEIPFKGFSVDEYHYYLKGVCSPCREKGLG; encoded by the coding sequence ATGATTGACGATACGAAAATAAAATCTTTCCTGGGACAAAACGGAATCAGTCCGTTACCCAAACGGGTGAAGATTATGCAATATCTCATCGAGAAGCATAACCATCCGACCGTGGATATGATTTACTCTGAGCTGTTACACGAGATTCCGGGATTGTCGAAGACGACCGTTTACAACACGTTGAAACTGTTTACAAGCAAGCGCGTCGCGGTAGCCTTGAATATTGAAGATAACGAAATCAGGTACGATGCCGACACAGCTACCCACGGCCACTTTAAATGCCGCGTTTGTGATGGTGTATTTGATTTCTCGCTGGAGCGTGACCAGCTACCGGAAATACCTTTCAAAGGATTTTCCGTTGATGAGTACCATTACTATTTGAAAGGTGTTTGTTCGCCCTGCCGTGAAAAAGGTTTGGGTTAA
- a CDS encoding amino acid permease produces MSSTQNSQSANRKGFGTAPVFITAICTILGAILFLRFGYAVGTVGFFGVIGIIIIGHLVTIPTALSLSEIATNRKVEGGGEYFIISRSFGLNIGATIGLALYSSQAISVAFYVIAFTEAFSPFFDWWQNHFGWVLPRQAISLPVMALLGIAIIKRGANIGMKALYVVAAILFIAIGLFFAGKTEYFSTGVFHQIPMSIKNVNQFYIVFAIIFPAFTGMTAGVGLSGDLRNPKKSIPIGTLTATVLGMIVYVFIAWKLYVSASPDLLLNDQLVMGKIALGGALVVPIGLAASTLSSALGSVLVAPRTLQAIAQDHSFPSGKINRFLSRNDARHEPANASIVTVVIALVFVALGNVNIVAQIISMFFMVTYGSLNLISFLNHFGADPSYRPTFRSRWYISLLGFLMSLWLMFKMSSVYAFVAILVIFILYQAIQRYQRKRRGMAFLFRNAFFQLNRRLQVFLQKSRRPVRTELWRPSVISVSRTSFTQLRTFELVSWISYRFGFGTYIHLVDGYYSKETTAEAQKKQEELIQMTTQIPNLVYLYTMVSPSYTSAVAQVVQLPGVSGMENNTFIFEYDRKDPAQLKLIRDNFNLVRAGGFDILVLTTNHMPPNYKGGIHVWIQTTDVENANLMILLSYIITSHPSWSKSPIKIFTISPKDEMMEVRNTLEKLLKEGRLPISPFNIEIIPHDKDTGLRKLVVDRSHDAGLTMIGFESSQIKHDDDLFQGYENPGDILFVNSRFTKSLE; encoded by the coding sequence ATGAGCTCGACTCAAAACTCTCAATCGGCCAACAGGAAAGGCTTCGGTACAGCTCCTGTTTTTATTACGGCTATTTGTACCATTTTGGGAGCTATTCTGTTTCTCCGTTTTGGATATGCCGTCGGAACAGTTGGTTTCTTCGGTGTTATCGGTATTATCATTATCGGGCACCTGGTAACCATTCCTACAGCGCTTTCTTTATCCGAGATTGCGACGAACCGGAAAGTAGAAGGAGGAGGTGAGTATTTCATCATTTCAAGAAGTTTCGGGCTCAATATCGGTGCAACCATTGGACTGGCACTTTACTCATCACAGGCCATTTCTGTCGCATTCTATGTTATTGCTTTCACCGAGGCTTTTTCGCCGTTTTTCGATTGGTGGCAAAACCATTTTGGTTGGGTATTACCCCGTCAGGCCATCAGTCTGCCTGTGATGGCGCTTCTTGGAATTGCGATTATCAAAAGAGGTGCCAATATTGGTATGAAAGCGCTCTATGTGGTGGCAGCCATTCTTTTTATCGCAATAGGGCTCTTCTTTGCCGGGAAAACGGAATATTTTTCCACCGGTGTTTTTCATCAGATTCCAATGTCGATTAAGAACGTCAACCAGTTCTACATCGTCTTTGCTATTATTTTTCCGGCATTTACCGGAATGACGGCGGGAGTTGGACTCTCGGGTGATTTGCGAAATCCCAAAAAGTCTATCCCGATAGGAACACTGACGGCGACGGTTTTGGGCATGATTGTATATGTGTTCATTGCCTGGAAATTGTACGTGTCAGCCAGCCCTGATTTACTATTGAACGATCAGCTGGTGATGGGGAAAATTGCCCTGGGAGGTGCATTGGTTGTGCCCATCGGACTGGCAGCGTCGACACTGTCTTCAGCTCTCGGCTCTGTGCTTGTGGCGCCCAGAACATTGCAGGCAATTGCACAGGACCACTCTTTCCCTTCCGGGAAGATTAACCGTTTTCTTTCGCGAAACGATGCCCGGCACGAACCGGCCAATGCTTCGATCGTGACGGTTGTTATTGCTTTGGTTTTTGTTGCGCTGGGTAATGTGAATATCGTTGCACAGATTATTTCAATGTTCTTCATGGTAACATATGGTTCGCTTAACCTGATTTCGTTCCTGAACCATTTCGGTGCCGATCCGTCGTATCGTCCCACGTTCCGCTCGCGTTGGTACATCTCGTTACTAGGATTTTTGATGAGCCTCTGGCTGATGTTCAAAATGAGTTCTGTTTATGCGTTTGTGGCTATTTTGGTCATTTTTATATTGTACCAGGCGATACAGCGATATCAGCGAAAGCGCCGGGGAATGGCCTTCCTCTTCCGGAATGCATTCTTTCAGTTGAACAGAAGGTTGCAGGTTTTTCTGCAAAAGTCGCGGCGGCCGGTACGAACGGAACTGTGGCGTCCGTCGGTGATTAGTGTTTCGCGCACTTCATTTACGCAGTTAAGGACATTCGAGTTGGTTAGCTGGATTTCCTATCGGTTTGGCTTTGGCACCTACATTCATCTGGTTGACGGATATTACTCCAAAGAAACAACGGCGGAAGCACAGAAAAAGCAGGAAGAGTTGATTCAGATGACGACGCAAATTCCCAACCTGGTTTATCTGTATACCATGGTGTCACCTTCCTACACTTCGGCAGTGGCACAGGTGGTTCAACTCCCGGGCGTTTCCGGAATGGAGAATAATACATTTATATTTGAATATGACCGGAAAGACCCGGCCCAGTTGAAGCTCATCCGTGACAATTTTAACCTTGTCAGAGCCGGTGGGTTCGATATTCTTGTGCTGACGACGAATCACATGCCGCCGAACTACAAAGGGGGAATTCATGTCTGGATACAGACGACCGATGTGGAGAATGCCAACCTGATGATTCTGCTGAGTTACATTATCACCAGCCATCCATCGTGGAGTAAATCGCCCATCAAGATATTTACCATTAGTCCGAAAGATGAAATGATGGAAGTCCGGAATACCCTCGAAAAATTATTGAAAGAAGGTCGTTTGCCTATTTCCCCGTTTAACATTGAAATTATTCCGCATGATAAAGATACCGGACTTCGAAAGCTGGTAGTCGATAGGTCGCACGATGCCGGGTTAACAATGATTGGCTTTGAATCGTCGCAAATTAAACACGATGACGATTTATTCCAGGGGTATGAAAATCCCGGAGATATCCTGTTTGTGAATTCGAGATTTACAAAATCGTTGGAGTAA
- a CDS encoding glycyl-radical enzyme activating protein, with protein sequence MKGIIFDIKRFAVHDGPGIRTTVFLQGCPLRCWWCHNPESQSLVCSTWQKHVAVSGKIFQQSKKSGYEIDSAELFLEIQRDEVFMNESDGGVTFSGGEPLYQPEFLFEVMKLCREAGIHTVLDTSGVASEKVLDDSMPLTDLYYFDIKHPDPTLHMHYTNVPLDPILRNLDRLLEAGKKVQIRVPVIPGINNHPEQVDKLKELVAPRLDKIEGIDFLPYHATGSHKYQALQMENRMNGIPTVKKEELYDLAEVFRIMGAKVSVGG encoded by the coding sequence TTGAAAGGCATTATTTTCGATATCAAGCGCTTTGCTGTGCACGATGGTCCCGGCATTCGAACGACCGTTTTTCTGCAGGGATGTCCGCTTCGTTGCTGGTGGTGCCATAATCCGGAGAGTCAATCGCTGGTTTGTTCCACCTGGCAAAAACATGTAGCCGTGAGCGGAAAAATCTTTCAGCAATCAAAAAAATCCGGCTACGAAATCGACTCAGCCGAACTGTTCCTGGAAATTCAGCGTGACGAAGTTTTTATGAATGAATCGGATGGTGGCGTGACCTTCTCCGGAGGAGAACCGTTGTATCAACCCGAGTTTCTGTTCGAGGTAATGAAGCTTTGCCGTGAAGCTGGAATCCATACGGTTTTGGATACTTCCGGAGTGGCATCGGAAAAGGTATTGGATGATTCCATGCCGTTGACCGATTTGTATTATTTCGATATCAAACATCCCGATCCGACTTTGCATATGCACTACACCAATGTGCCGCTGGATCCTATTCTTCGAAACCTTGATCGGTTGTTGGAAGCCGGGAAGAAGGTGCAGATTCGGGTTCCGGTGATTCCCGGAATAAATAATCATCCGGAACAAGTTGATAAGCTGAAAGAATTAGTGGCGCCCCGGTTGGACAAAATAGAGGGTATCGACTTTTTGCCGTATCATGCAACCGGGAGTCATAAATATCAGGCACTGCAGATGGAAAACCGGATGAATGGAATTCCGACCGTGAAGAAGGAGGAGTTATATGATTTGGCAGAGGTATTTCGGATTATGGGGGCAAAAGTGTCAGTTGGAGGATAA